The genomic interval GCTCCTGGTTCATCGGCGCGACATAGTCGAGCCGGTCGAAATAAGGAATCGCCTGGAGGTAGGTCTTCTGCTCGATCAGTTTTTCGGTGCCGCGGTGAAGCAAGCCGATATGGGGGTCGACACGCGCAACGACCTCACCGTCCAGTTCCAGCACAAGGCGCAGCACGCCGTGCGCCGCAGGATGCTGCGGGCCGAAGTTGATGGTGAAATTTCGGAGGTTTTCGGGTTGCTCGTTCATGATCAGACCTTCGGCCCCGCCTTCTCATCGCCGGGCAGCGGATAGTCCGCCCCTTCCCACGGCGAGAGGAAATCGAACTTGCGGAATTCCTGGTTGAGCCTGACAGGCTCGTACACCACCCGCTTCTCCTGGTCGTCGTAGCGCACCTCGACGAAACCCGTGGTCGGAAAGTCCTTGCGCAGCGGGTGCCCCTCGAAACCGTAGTCGGTGAGGATGCGGCGCATGTCGGGATGGCCGACGAAGATCACGCCATAGAGATCGTAGGTCTCGCGCTCGAACCAGTCGGCGCCTGGGAACATTTCGATCAGCGACGGCACCTGCGTGGTCTCGTCGGCCTGCGCCTTGAGGCGGATCCTCGTGTTCAGGGTCGGCGACATCAGGTGGTAGACGATGTCGAAGCGCTTCTCGCGCGACGGGTAGTCCACCGCGGTCACGTCGGTGAAGTTGATGAAACGGCAATTCGGATCGTCGCGCAGGTATTTTACCACCTCGACGACCTTGCCGACCTCAATGTCGACCGTGAGCTGGTTGAAGGCCACGGTATGACCGGTTGCCGCGCCCGGAAGCGCGCTCACGATCGTCTGCCCCAAGGCGTCGAGCTTGCCGTCGTCCATGACGTAAAACCTTAGCGTTCGATGGTGCCGGTGCGCCGGATCTTCTTCTGCAGCAGCAGCACGCCGTAGAGCAGCGCTTCCGCCGTGGGCGGGCAGCCCGGCACGTAGATGTCGATCGGCACGATGCGGTCGCAGCCGCGCACGACCGAGTAGGAATAGTGATAGTAGCCGCCGCCATTGGCGCAGGAACCCATCGAGATGACGTAGCGCGGCTCGGGCATCTGGTCGTAGACCTTGCGCAAGGCCGGGGCCATCTTGTTGGTCAGGGTGCCCGCGACGATCATCACGTCGGACTGGCGCGGCGAGGCGCGCGGGGCGAAGCCGAAGCGCTCGACGTCGTAGCGCGGCATCGAGACCTGCATCATCTCGACCGCGCAGCAGGCGAGACCGAAGGTCATCCACATCAGCGAGCCGGTGCGCGCCCAGGTGATGAGGTCGTCGGCCGCGGCGACGAAGAAGCCCTTGTCGGAGAGCTCGTGATTGACCTCGAGAAAGAACGGGTCATTGGCGCCGACCGGTTTGCCGGTCGCGGGGTCGAGAATGCCCTTCGGGGCCGGCGTCACCAGCGGACCCGCGGACTGCGTAGCAGGGTTCAATCCCATTCGAGCGCGCCTTTCTTCCATTCATAGGCAAACCCCACCGTCAGCACGGCGAGGAACACCACCATGGACCAGAAGCCGGTCGCACCGAGCTTGCCGAACGCCACCGCCCAGGGGAACAGGAACGCCACCTCGAGGTCGAAGATGATGAAGAGGATGGCGACCAGGTAGAAGCGGACGTCGAACTTCATCCGGGCGTCGTCGAAGGCGTTGAAACCGCATTCATACGCCGACAGTTTTTCCGGGTCCGGCTGCTGGAACGCCACGATGAACGGGGCAATCAGCAGCACCAGGCCGATCAGGCCGGCTACCCCTATAAAGACGACAAGTGGAAGATAGTTCTCAAGAATGCCGCTCATTGGCGAGCCCTTTTTCCCGCAGCCCCGGAAGAGGCCACGGATTCGTCCGATTTGGAATTATTCTGAGCCTTAGCGCAGTGCACCAAGGGGCGCAAGACACGCTGCTTTTAGGCCCTTTGCCGCCCCCAGAACAGTGAAAACCCGGACACGAAACCGGGAATCGTCCCGCCGCTGGTATGGAGCAGATCAGCTACCCCAGCAAGGTGAGCGCGTTCGGCCGCCGGGCCGCCATGTCGCAATTCCGAGCCGGTGTGGCGACTTATCCACTATGGGGCGCACGCCCCGCTTACCGGCGCTTTTCCAGCCGGCGGCCCAACCACACCCAGGTGACGACCGCAACGGGTGCCCCCACGGTGACCCAGGCAATATATTTGCCGAAGTTGCCCCAGATCAGCGCGATCAGCAGGCCGGCCGTCGTCAGCACACCAAGCACGATGGGAGCGCCGAAGACACGGAGCCACGGGCGCGAACGGTCGAGCGAGCCGTGCATCACGGCGTGACCACGGAACGTGCGCCATGCGGGACCGGCGGCGCGCGTTTGCGGCGCCGCGCAACCCAGAGATAGAGCCCACTGCCGATCACAATCATGGTCAGCACGTCGAGCGCCGCCCAGATGATCTTGAGGGGCATGCCGCCATAGTCGCCGAAATGCAGCGGCTGCGAGATCAGCAGCGCCTGGAGGTAGACCGGCAAGGCGCGGCTGTCGGCGACCTCCCCCGTTTCACCGTCCAGCAGGACCGGCTTCAACAGCCGCGCCGTCAGCGGCGTGTCGCCGCGCATGAAGACCCCAAAATGATGGGACGACGCGAAGGGCGTTCCCGGGAAGGCAATGAAAGCGATGTCCATGCCGGGCGCGGCCTCCTTCGCACGGCCGACGACGACGTCGAGGGAAGCAAGGCGTGTCGGCGGCAGCTTGCCGGCAAAGGGCGCGACCATGGCGGCGAGCTCGTTCGCCTTCCACTGGTTGAGCATCAGCTCGGCCCAGGTGTTGACGACTCCGGTCAACCCGACCACCAGCGCCCAGGCGATCGTCACCACGCCGATCAGATTATGCCAATCGAGCCAGCCCACGCGTCGCGAGGCGCGGTCGCGGATGGTGGCAAAGCGCAGGCGACGCGTGAACGGCCAGTACAGCACCACTCCCGAGACGATGGCGACCGCAAACAACAGTCCCATGCCGCCGAGAAACAGCTTGCCGGGCTGTCCCGCGAACATGTCCACATGCAGCTTCAGCACGATCAGCATGGGTCCGACACCGACCGGCCCCAGCATTTTGGCTGTGACGGCATCGAAGGCCCGCACCGTCGCCTTGTCGGGCTCGCCGTTCGGCGCGCTGTTGGTGTAGGCGAAGACGACGCCCGGCTCGTCCCTGTCCCAGCCGATATATTGCAGCACACGGCCGGGATCGGCCGCGAGCGCTGATACGGCGATCCGCTGCGTCGCCGCCTTCTCGCCCGAATGCACCTCGGGCTGGGGCGCATAGCCCAACAGCTCGTCGATCTCGTGATGGAAGATCAACGGCAGCCCGGTCAGGCAAAGCAGAAACAGGAACAGGGTCGAGATCAGGCTGGTCCAGGTGTGGACCGCGGACCAGATCCGGACGGTGCGCGCCTTCACGAGATCATCCCCTCGCCTCCCGTCACCACTTGTAGGACACGCTCGCGGTGACCCGCCGGCGGTCGCCGTAGAAGCAGGCCGTGACGCCGGCGCAGCTCGCGACATAGGTCTTGTCGGTCACGTTGATCACGTTCAACGCGGTGCGCCAGTTCTGCCACTCATAGTGCAGCGCTAGGTCGCCGAGCACGACCGTGGGGACCTCGAGCGTGTTGGCCGCGTCGGCCCATGAGGAGCCGACATAGCGCACGCCGCCGCCGACGCCGAAGCCCGTCAATGGCCCCTGCTTGAAGGTGTAGTCCGCCCAGCCGGACACCAGCATCTGCGGGGTATTGGTCGGCGTCTTGCCGACAAGGGTTGGATCGAGATCCCTGCTCGTGAAGAGATGATAGCTGGTGAATGCGCCGATCAGCTTCAGCTCGGACGTGACATTGGCCACTGCTTCGATCTCGATGCCCCGCGAAGTGACCTCGCCGGTCTGGTTCTGCAGCAGGAAGTTGTTCGGATCGGTCGTCAGCGCGTTCTGACGCTTCAGATTGAACGCGGCGACTGTGAAGTATCCGTCGAACCCGCGCGGCTGGACCTTCAGGCCGACTTCGACCTGCTTGCCCGTTTCCGGCAGCAACAACTGGTTCGCCGCATTCAGACCGATGACGGGATTGTAGCTCGTCGCATACGAAACGTAGGGAGCCAGACCATTGTCGAAATTGTAGATCAGGCCGGCGCGTCCGCTGAACTGACTGTCGTCGCGCTGGGCGAGCAAGGCGCCGGTCGCACGATTGTCCTGGCTCGTCGAAACCCAGTCATTGCGGCCGCTAAGCACCAGCGTGAAGTTGCCGAGCTTCATCTGGTCCTGGAGATAGGCGCCGGCCTGCTTCTGCGTGATGACGAAGTTGCGGAATGGTGCGCTCGTAAACGGAATGTCGCCGATGCCGTAGACGGGATTGAAGATGTTGAGCGAGGGGACCGTTCCGAACTGGAAGTTCTGGTAGTCGTCGATCTGGTAGCCCCTTAAGTCGACGCCAAACAGCGTCGTGTGCTTCACGGGACCGGTGTCGAAGCGATACTCCAGCTGATTGTCAAGGTTGGCCTGATTGGCAGTGTCCTTCGCATACCAATTGTAGCGCGCGACGTCGCCCGTAGCGATGTTGGAGTAGCCGTTGGCGACGTAACCGCGATAGGTCACATCGACATGGGCAAACCGTGCGTTCTGGCGGAACGTGACGCTGTCAGTGAGGTTGCGCTCGAACTGATAGCCGATCATCTCCTGCTCGCGCGTGAATTTGTCGGAGCTGGGATCGCCCAAGAATCTGTTCGTCGGGATGCGGCCGAATGGTGCATTCGTCACCGTGCCGACATAGGGCAGGAAATTGATGCCGCGCGTGTCGGTCCGCGAGGCCGACGCCAGCACGGTGAAGGTCGTGTCGGCATCCGGCCTCCAGGTCACCGACGGGGCAATGAAGTAGTTGTTGTCCGGCGTGAATTCGACCTGGGTGCCACCGTTCTGTACCTGGCCGACGACGCGGTAGAACAGCTTGCCGTCGCCGTTTTGCGTCAGAACCGGACCGCCGAAATCGAAACCGACATAGGCGTTGCCGAAATTATTCACGCCGGCCTCGAGATAGCGGATCGGTTCGGTCGGCGGCATCTTGCTGATGACGTCGACGATGCCGCTGGGGCTCGAACCGCCATACAGCACCGCAGACGGTCCGCGCAGGATCTCGACACGCTCCATATTGAAGGGCGGCAGCTTCCAGCTCGCATAGGACGTGTAGAACAACTGCATGCCATCGAGGAACAGGCCGACGTCATCCGACTTGAAGCCGCGGATCAGCCACCAGTCGTTGCGGGTGTCAGCACCAAAGGTTCCGGCGCGGACACCGGCCGAGTAGCGCAGAACCTCATCGAGCTTGCCTGGCTTCTGGTCGCGGATCTGCTCGGCGCCGACCACGGAAACCGATTGCGGCGTCTGCATGATCGGCGTGTTGGTCTTGGTGCCCGACGAGCTGCGCGTTGCGACGTAACCCTGGATCGGACCGCGCGGCGTCTCGACGAATCGCACCTCGCGCGGCGGCTGCGGCTTCCGCCCGCTCGTCGTGAGGACCGGTCGCGCCACGCGACGCGGCGCGGTGCTCGCCGCCGGACGCCGCGACTCAGGCGGCGCCACCGACACCGGCGGCAAATTCTGCGCGCCACCTTGTGACGACGACTGAGCGAAAGAGACCTGCGGCAAAAATGCCAAAGCGGATGCGGTTGCCATCGCGGCCCACCGCAGCATTCCCAGAGAGTTCAACGCGCCACCCAACCTGCATGTGTGTTACGTCATGCCGTCAGTCCCGTGACGACATGCGTTTGCAGCGACGCTTATGCGAGTGGGCGCACGTAGCCTAATAGAAGGCCTCTTAGAAGAACTCTTAGAGAGTCTCCAAGAATGATTCAAAACAGACTGAGGATCAGCCGAGCTCTCGTTCGCTATCGAGCATGTCGGCGGCCGTCGCAGTGAGACGATCGATCTGCACGAGCAACGCGTCGAGTTCCTCTCTGCTCAGTTGCTGCAGCAGTCGCCGGTTCCGTTCCTGCGCGCCGGCAACGATCGCATCGTGTGCGGCGAGCCCCGCCTTGGTCAGCGAGATCAGCACCTCGCGATTGTCATTGGGATTGGCCGCCTTGGCGATCAGCTTGCGCGACACGAGTTCCGCGAGCGCGCGGCTAATCAGGCCCTTGTCCTGGCCGACCGCCTCGGCGAGTCGCGCCACGCTCATCGGCGGCCGGCGGCCGAGCGAAGCCACGAGACCGAACTCGACCGAAGACAATCCAGTCAGCCGCTTGTAGCGCAGCATCGCGCCGCGCTTGAGCAGGTTCGCCAGCACCATGAGCCGCGACGACAGCATCACGGTGATCGGCGCCGGCTCGTCGTTCTCATCAGCCGCGGGCAGCGCCCGCCTCGCCTTGCTCGGTTTCTGGCTCATGTTCCGATTCATGGGTCACCTCTGCCAAGAAAGCTGCGGCCTGCCAAGCCCGCCAAGTCATGTGCGGTGCAGCACTTCCAAACGCTTCTAAGAGGCCCTCGCAAAATCGTTGACATTGTCATCGATCTACCGTTGACTTGATCAACGGTCGAATAACGACCCTGTGAACCAAAGTCATCGCGGGAGGACCAGGAATGACCATCACCCAGCGTGATCGCGATCTCGGCACGGCCTATGCGATGAAGCCCGCTTCCACGCGTACCGAACTGACGTCAGTTGCGCGCGGTACGCCCATGGGCGAGCTCTTGCGTCGCTACTGGCATCCGGTCGGTCTGATCGGCGACGCCACGGACACGCCGAAGAAAGTCCGCGCGCTAGGCGAGGACCTGGTCCTGTTCCGCGACAAGCATGGCCGGCCCGGTCTTCTCCACGCCCGCTGCTGTCACCGCGGAACTACGCTCTACTACGGCAAGGTGGAGGACGACGGCATCCGCTGCTGCTATCACGGCTGGAAGTTCGACACGGAAGGCCATTGCCTCGAGCAGCCCTGCGAGCCCGATGGCGGCCAGTTCAAGGACAAGGTGCGCCAGCCCTGGTATCCGGTCGAAGAGCGCTACGGCCTGATCTTCGCCTATATGGGCCCGGCCGAGAAACGCCCGGTCCTGCCCGCATACGAATGCCTGGAAAACATGGACGATGGCGAAATCGTCGAGGCCGACGATTCCTCGATCGGCGGAGGCGGTCCGGCCATCATCCCCTGCAACTGGCTGCAGCATTTCGAGAACGTGGTCGATCCCTTCCACGTGCCGGTGCTTCATGGCTCGTTCAGCGGTCCGCAATTCACCAACATGATGGCCTCGATTCCCGAGGTGAAGTTCGAGAAATCGCCGCGCGGCATCCTCGTGCGCTCGGTGCGCAAGCAGGATGACGGCAAGGTGTTCTATCGCGTGAGCGAGGCCGCCCTCCCCACGCTGCGCGTCGTGCCCAACCCGCGCGTGGCGCAATTTGCCCGTGTCGAGTCGATCGGCTGGACGCTGCCGATCGACGACACCTCGTTCCGCATCTATGTCGCCGGCCGCGTCAAGAACGCCGGCGACATCAGCCGCATGCGCTCGAAGTTCAACGGCAAATTCTGGTGGGACATGAGCGAGGAAGAGCACCAGAAATTCCCCGGCGATTATGAGGCCCAGGTCGGCCAGGGCCCCGTGACTGTTCACTCCGAGGAGCACTTTGGCCAGAGCGACCGCGGCATCCTGATGATGCGGCGCATGCTGGGCGAGCAGTTGGAGGCGCTCGGTGCAGGCAAGGATCCGATCGGCGTCTCCTTCGATCCGAACGCACCGCCGGTAGAATTTGAAGCGGGGAATTACATCCGCGAAGCCTGAACGACCAAAACCATAAAATACATATTGGGGGGAAGTCATGGTCGATGTGACGTCACAGCTTTCCGTGCAGACGGATGCGGCCGCAAAGCCGTCCGCGCGGCGATACTACGTGCTCGGGCTGCTCACTATCGTGTATGCCCTGAATTTCCTCGATCGCACCATCTTCAATGTGCTGATCGAGCCCATCAAGAAGGAGTTCGCACTCAGCGACACCATGATGGGCCTGCTCGCAGGCTTCGGCTTCGCGCTGTTCTATTCGCTGCTCGGCATTCCCATCGCGCGCATCGCCGACCGGCTGAACCGGCGCAACATCGTCGCGGTCGCCTTCGCCTTCTGGAGCGCGATGACGGCGCTGTGCGGCATGGCCACCAGCGTCACCTCGCTGGCGCTGGCGCGTATCGGCGTCGGCATCGGCGAATCCGCGGGCTCACCCGCCTCGCAATCGATCGTCGCCGACCTCTTCAACAAGAACGAGCGGCCGCGCGCGCTCGGCATCTACGCCATCGGCACCTACCTCGGCGTCTTCCTCGGCTATTTCATCGGCGGCTACGTCAACCAGCACTATGGCTGGCGGATGGCGTTCTACGTTGCGGGCCTCCCCGGCATCCTGCTCGCCATCGTGCTGTGGCTGACGATATCAGAGCCGAAGCGCGGCGCGATGCAGGAGACCTTTACGCCCGAGCCGCTCGGGCCGACGCTGCGCTTCCTGGCCTCGCAGCAGAGCTTCATCATCGTGCTGATCGGCTTTTGCCTGACGACCTACACCAACTACTCGACCGCGGCGTGGATTCCTCCGTTCCTCGCACGCGTGCACCATCTCTCCAGCGCCGAGATCGGCACCTATGCCGGCACCTTCAAGGGCCTCGCCGGCATGGCGGGGACGCTGCTCGGCGGCTTCGTGGTGGCTCATATCAGTCGCCGCGATGACCGCTGGAAGTTGTGGGCGCCCGCGATCACATCGGGCCTCGCCGGTCCCGTGTTTGCGCTGTGCATGTTGACGCAGGATTTTGCGACCATGGTGGCGATGCTGGCGCTGACCTCGTTCCTGGTCGGCTGCCATCTCGGGCCGATCTTCGCGATCGCCCAGACTGTGGCAAAGCCCAGCATGCGGGCACTCGCTTCCGCCCTCATCGCGCT from Bradyrhizobium arachidis carries:
- a CDS encoding NADH-quinone oxidoreductase subunit C; protein product: MDDGKLDALGQTIVSALPGAATGHTVAFNQLTVDIEVGKVVEVVKYLRDDPNCRFINFTDVTAVDYPSREKRFDIVYHLMSPTLNTRIRLKAQADETTQVPSLIEMFPGADWFERETYDLYGVIFVGHPDMRRILTDYGFEGHPLRKDFPTTGFVEVRYDDQEKRVVYEPVRLNQEFRKFDFLSPWEGADYPLPGDEKAGPKV
- a CDS encoding NuoB/complex I 20 kDa subunit family protein, producing the protein MGLNPATQSAGPLVTPAPKGILDPATGKPVGANDPFFLEVNHELSDKGFFVAAADDLITWARTGSLMWMTFGLACCAVEMMQVSMPRYDVERFGFAPRASPRQSDVMIVAGTLTNKMAPALRKVYDQMPEPRYVISMGSCANGGGYYHYSYSVVRGCDRIVPIDIYVPGCPPTAEALLYGVLLLQKKIRRTGTIER
- a CDS encoding NADH-quinone oxidoreductase subunit A → MSGILENYLPLVVFIGVAGLIGLVLLIAPFIVAFQQPDPEKLSAYECGFNAFDDARMKFDVRFYLVAILFIIFDLEVAFLFPWAVAFGKLGATGFWSMVVFLAVLTVGFAYEWKKGALEWD
- a CDS encoding PepSY domain-containing protein, whose protein sequence is MKARTVRIWSAVHTWTSLISTLFLFLLCLTGLPLIFHHEIDELLGYAPQPEVHSGEKAATQRIAVSALAADPGRVLQYIGWDRDEPGVVFAYTNSAPNGEPDKATVRAFDAVTAKMLGPVGVGPMLIVLKLHVDMFAGQPGKLFLGGMGLLFAVAIVSGVVLYWPFTRRLRFATIRDRASRRVGWLDWHNLIGVVTIAWALVVGLTGVVNTWAELMLNQWKANELAAMVAPFAGKLPPTRLASLDVVVGRAKEAAPGMDIAFIAFPGTPFASSHHFGVFMRGDTPLTARLLKPVLLDGETGEVADSRALPVYLQALLISQPLHFGDYGGMPLKIIWAALDVLTMIVIGSGLYLWVARRRKRAPPVPHGARSVVTP
- a CDS encoding TonB-dependent siderophore receptor → MLRWAAMATASALAFLPQVSFAQSSSQGGAQNLPPVSVAPPESRRPAASTAPRRVARPVLTTSGRKPQPPREVRFVETPRGPIQGYVATRSSSGTKTNTPIMQTPQSVSVVGAEQIRDQKPGKLDEVLRYSAGVRAGTFGADTRNDWWLIRGFKSDDVGLFLDGMQLFYTSYASWKLPPFNMERVEILRGPSAVLYGGSSPSGIVDVISKMPPTEPIRYLEAGVNNFGNAYVGFDFGGPVLTQNGDGKLFYRVVGQVQNGGTQVEFTPDNNYFIAPSVTWRPDADTTFTVLASASRTDTRGINFLPYVGTVTNAPFGRIPTNRFLGDPSSDKFTREQEMIGYQFERNLTDSVTFRQNARFAHVDVTYRGYVANGYSNIATGDVARYNWYAKDTANQANLDNQLEYRFDTGPVKHTTLFGVDLRGYQIDDYQNFQFGTVPSLNIFNPVYGIGDIPFTSAPFRNFVITQKQAGAYLQDQMKLGNFTLVLSGRNDWVSTSQDNRATGALLAQRDDSQFSGRAGLIYNFDNGLAPYVSYATSYNPVIGLNAANQLLLPETGKQVEVGLKVQPRGFDGYFTVAAFNLKRQNALTTDPNNFLLQNQTGEVTSRGIEIEAVANVTSELKLIGAFTSYHLFTSRDLDPTLVGKTPTNTPQMLVSGWADYTFKQGPLTGFGVGGGVRYVGSSWADAANTLEVPTVVLGDLALHYEWQNWRTALNVINVTDKTYVASCAGVTACFYGDRRRVTASVSYKW
- a CDS encoding MarR family winged helix-turn-helix transcriptional regulator; translation: MSQKPSKARRALPAADENDEPAPITVMLSSRLMVLANLLKRGAMLRYKRLTGLSSVEFGLVASLGRRPPMSVARLAEAVGQDKGLISRALAELVSRKLIAKAANPNDNREVLISLTKAGLAAHDAIVAGAQERNRRLLQQLSREELDALLVQIDRLTATAADMLDSERELG
- a CDS encoding aromatic ring-hydroxylating dioxygenase subunit alpha produces the protein MTITQRDRDLGTAYAMKPASTRTELTSVARGTPMGELLRRYWHPVGLIGDATDTPKKVRALGEDLVLFRDKHGRPGLLHARCCHRGTTLYYGKVEDDGIRCCYHGWKFDTEGHCLEQPCEPDGGQFKDKVRQPWYPVEERYGLIFAYMGPAEKRPVLPAYECLENMDDGEIVEADDSSIGGGGPAIIPCNWLQHFENVVDPFHVPVLHGSFSGPQFTNMMASIPEVKFEKSPRGILVRSVRKQDDGKVFYRVSEAALPTLRVVPNPRVAQFARVESIGWTLPIDDTSFRIYVAGRVKNAGDISRMRSKFNGKFWWDMSEEEHQKFPGDYEAQVGQGPVTVHSEEHFGQSDRGILMMRRMLGEQLEALGAGKDPIGVSFDPNAPPVEFEAGNYIREA
- a CDS encoding MFS transporter, translated to MVDVTSQLSVQTDAAAKPSARRYYVLGLLTIVYALNFLDRTIFNVLIEPIKKEFALSDTMMGLLAGFGFALFYSLLGIPIARIADRLNRRNIVAVAFAFWSAMTALCGMATSVTSLALARIGVGIGESAGSPASQSIVADLFNKNERPRALGIYAIGTYLGVFLGYFIGGYVNQHYGWRMAFYVAGLPGILLAIVLWLTISEPKRGAMQETFTPEPLGPTLRFLASQQSFIIVLIGFCLTTYTNYSTAAWIPPFLARVHHLSSAEIGTYAGTFKGLAGMAGTLLGGFVVAHISRRDDRWKLWAPAITSGLAGPVFALCMLTQDFATMVAMLALTSFLVGCHLGPIFAIAQTVAKPSMRALASALIALTATCFGQGVGPLVVGMINDALKGTYGIEAVRYSLLSAAVTSTLGALLFVWAARTIRDNINRAAA